One Planctomycetota bacterium genomic window carries:
- a CDS encoding choice-of-anchor X domain-containing protein: MNSRTARILALAALTAGSVAYGQVFTSSPFLAIPDSSGPSVQDTITVSGGPTSITALAVTINITHTYTGDLDIVLVFNGQTLHLTTDSGGSGDNFIDTRFIDSAVTSISAGVAPFTGDFRPEGGTPGWTGTIVIPTTYLANLAGFNGQDSNGAWDLVIDDDLGGDTGTLNSWQIDFNPTLPLGAVGSYAGCVTPADGGTAIMRVTVSPGNNPPSTGVSVTLDGSAVGLASNIVLLDDGLNGDGAAGDNVYGAVRSIEAGYSTGNYPLPFTVTDAESRTATGNVTVAVANAASVYSSGSSLPATAEIPSGSGSLTQIDGVFDAANEANMYLIEICDPASFSATTYLGTTLDTQLFLFRADGTGVAANDDVPDGQPGDATLQSRLSNALVTAPGNYYLAVSRYNHDPVSNGCGALIFPNTPFNIEHPANAGAGPVFAWSGAVASSTTPYSIFLTGVCYPNGGPTCDPDFNQDGNVDQDDIACLAQVVGGDPTCSAADPDFNRDGNVDQDDIMSLEQVVGGANCP; encoded by the coding sequence ATGAACTCGCGCACTGCTCGCATCTTGGCCTTGGCGGCGCTCACCGCTGGTTCGGTGGCGTACGGACAGGTCTTTACCTCAAGCCCGTTCCTGGCGATCCCGGATTCGAGCGGGCCGTCCGTGCAGGACACCATCACGGTGTCGGGCGGACCCACGAGCATCACGGCGTTGGCCGTGACCATCAACATCACGCACACCTACACCGGCGACCTGGACATCGTGCTGGTGTTCAATGGGCAGACGCTGCACCTGACCACGGACAGCGGCGGCTCGGGCGACAACTTCATCGACACGCGGTTCATCGACTCGGCGGTGACCTCCATCAGCGCGGGGGTCGCGCCGTTCACGGGCGACTTCCGCCCCGAGGGCGGGACCCCCGGCTGGACCGGCACGATCGTGATCCCCACGACCTACCTCGCGAACCTGGCCGGCTTCAACGGGCAGGACTCCAACGGCGCGTGGGACCTGGTGATTGATGACGACCTCGGCGGCGACACCGGCACGCTCAACTCCTGGCAGATCGACTTCAACCCGACGCTGCCCCTGGGCGCCGTGGGCTCGTACGCCGGCTGCGTCACGCCCGCCGACGGCGGCACGGCGATCATGCGCGTCACCGTCTCACCCGGCAACAACCCGCCCAGCACGGGCGTCAGCGTCACGCTCGACGGCTCGGCGGTCGGGCTCGCGTCGAACATCGTGCTGCTGGACGACGGCCTGAACGGCGACGGCGCCGCGGGCGACAACGTCTACGGCGCGGTCCGCTCGATCGAGGCCGGATACTCCACCGGGAACTACCCCCTGCCCTTCACCGTCACCGACGCCGAGTCGCGCACCGCGACGGGCAACGTCACGGTCGCCGTCGCGAACGCGGCGTCGGTCTACTCCAGCGGGAGCAGCCTGCCCGCGACGGCCGAGATCCCCTCGGGCAGCGGATCGCTGACGCAGATCGACGGCGTGTTCGACGCCGCGAACGAGGCGAACATGTACCTCATCGAGATCTGCGATCCCGCGTCGTTCAGCGCGACGACGTACCTGGGCACCACGCTCGACACGCAGCTCTTCCTGTTCCGCGCCGATGGCACGGGCGTCGCCGCCAACGACGACGTGCCGGACGGCCAGCCTGGCGATGCGACGCTCCAGTCGCGACTCTCCAACGCGCTGGTGACCGCCCCGGGCAACTACTACCTCGCCGTCAGCCGCTACAACCACGACCCGGTGTCCAACGGCTGCGGGGCGCTCATCTTCCCGAACACCCCGTTCAACATCGAACACCCCGCGAACGCCGGCGCCGGCCCCGTCTTCGCCTGGTCGGGCGCCGTGGCGTCGAGCACCACCCCGTACTCGATCTTCCTGACGGGCGTGTGCTACCCGAACGGCGGGCCGACCTGCGACCCCGACTTCAACCAGGACGGCAACGTCGACCAGGACGACATCGCCTGCCTCGCGCAGGTCGTCGGCGGCGACCCGACCTGCTCCGCGGCTGATCCGGACTTCAACCGCGACGGCAACGTCGACCAGGACGACATCATGAGCCTCGAGCAGGTCGTTGGCGGGGCGAACTGCCCGTAA
- a CDS encoding Hsp70 family protein — protein sequence MTASGPIVGIDLGTTNSLVAIADARGPRVIPDDAGRATLPSVVHLGLRAVEVGHDARARAHADPGRTIASVKRLMGRSAAEVSADAPFRSYEVVPGEHGSARVRVPGEGSAPDRVVTPEEVSAMILRALKARAERALGEPVTRAVITVPAYFDDAQRQATRAAGQLAGLDVVRLVPEPTAAALAYGIGAGGAASRRPSTIVVYDLGGGTFDVSVLRLLPATGDEPFFFRVLGVGGDTRLGGDDFDRLLAARLDAHARAGGVETSDVRTDLLREAERVKIELSAREAARARVEHAGGVLEPEITRAEFEELIAPLVERTIESCRRTLLQASGELDGAPVDAVVLVGGSSRLPLVRRRVQEFFGIEPYTALDPEQVVALGAAVQAQILSGARRDALLLDVIPLSLGIETAGGGVAKIIMQNATIPAVATEMFSTQVDGQTAIRLTVVQGEREMAADCRTLGEFHLRGIPPMPAGLAQVEVKFLVDANGVLHVSARERRSGKAASLQVIPTHGLSAGEIERIERESLAHAREDMTRRRVADLVAAARLDVGWIGASLERHRAALDPAYAADLDARLAGVRALIASGERDWRGVDTGAFSRAKGDLEQASLRLQEVAIAASLRADASSP from the coding sequence ATGACGGCCAGCGGCCCCATCGTCGGCATCGACCTCGGCACCACCAACAGCCTCGTCGCCATCGCCGACGCGCGCGGGCCGCGCGTCATCCCCGACGACGCCGGTCGCGCGACCCTGCCGAGCGTCGTGCACCTCGGGTTGCGCGCCGTCGAGGTCGGGCACGACGCGCGCGCTCGCGCGCACGCGGACCCGGGCCGCACGATCGCCAGCGTGAAGCGCCTCATGGGTCGCAGTGCGGCGGAGGTGTCGGCGGACGCGCCGTTCCGGTCGTACGAGGTCGTGCCCGGCGAGCACGGGTCGGCCCGCGTGCGCGTGCCGGGCGAGGGATCCGCCCCCGACCGCGTCGTGACGCCCGAAGAAGTCTCGGCGATGATCCTGCGCGCGCTCAAGGCGCGGGCGGAGCGGGCGTTGGGCGAGCCGGTGACGCGCGCGGTGATCACCGTGCCGGCGTACTTCGACGATGCGCAGCGCCAGGCGACCCGGGCCGCCGGGCAGCTCGCTGGGCTCGACGTCGTGCGCCTCGTGCCCGAGCCGACCGCGGCGGCGCTGGCGTACGGCATCGGCGCGGGCGGGGCCGCGTCGCGCCGCCCGTCGACCATCGTGGTGTACGACCTGGGCGGGGGCACGTTCGACGTCTCGGTGCTGCGCCTGCTGCCCGCGACGGGCGACGAGCCGTTCTTCTTCCGCGTGCTGGGCGTCGGGGGCGACACGCGCCTGGGGGGCGACGACTTCGACCGCCTGCTCGCGGCACGCCTGGACGCGCACGCGCGGGCGGGTGGCGTGGAGACGTCGGATGTCCGCACCGACCTGCTGCGCGAGGCCGAGCGCGTGAAGATCGAGCTCTCGGCCCGCGAGGCCGCACGGGCGCGCGTGGAGCACGCGGGGGGCGTGCTCGAGCCGGAGATCACGCGCGCGGAGTTCGAGGAGCTGATCGCGCCGCTCGTGGAGCGGACGATCGAGTCGTGCCGGCGGACGCTGCTGCAGGCGTCGGGCGAGCTGGACGGCGCGCCCGTGGACGCGGTCGTGCTCGTGGGCGGGAGTTCGCGACTCCCGCTGGTGCGCCGGCGGGTGCAGGAGTTCTTCGGGATCGAGCCGTACACCGCGCTGGACCCCGAGCAGGTCGTGGCGCTCGGGGCCGCGGTGCAGGCGCAGATCCTCTCGGGCGCGCGGCGCGACGCGCTGCTGCTGGACGTGATCCCGCTGTCCTTGGGCATCGAGACCGCCGGCGGGGGCGTGGCGAAGATCATCATGCAGAACGCGACGATCCCCGCCGTCGCCACCGAGATGTTCTCGACGCAGGTCGACGGGCAGACGGCGATCCGCCTGACGGTGGTGCAGGGCGAGCGCGAGATGGCGGCGGACTGTCGCACGCTGGGCGAGTTTCACCTGCGGGGCATCCCGCCGATGCCCGCCGGGCTCGCGCAGGTCGAGGTCAAGTTCCTCGTCGACGCCAACGGCGTGCTGCACGTCTCGGCGCGCGAGCGGCGGTCCGGCAAGGCGGCGTCGCTGCAGGTGATCCCCACGCACGGGCTCTCGGCCGGCGAGATCGAACGCATCGAGCGCGAGAGCCTGGCGCACGCGCGCGAGGACATGACCCGCCGGCGCGTGGCCGACCTGGTCGCCGCCGCACGGCTGGACGTCGGGTGGATCGGGGCTTCGCTCGAGCGTCACCGGGCGGCCCTGGACCCCGCCTACGCCGCGGATCTCGACGCGCGCCTCGCCGGCGTGCGGGCCCTCATCGCCTCGGGCGAGCGCGACTGGCGGGGCGTCGACACCGGGGCGTTCTCGCGCGCCAAAGGCGACCTGGAGCAGGCGAGCCTGCGCCTGCAGGAAGTCGCGATCGCGGCGTCGCTCCGGGCCGACGCCTCGTCGCCCTGA
- a CDS encoding FG-GAP-like repeat-containing protein: MRLILWLACLMSACVPAWAGTLYVRTVGNDANTGQSPATAVRTLNRALALAQPGDTIYVGRGTYTGAVASVRSGTPTARIRVVGDYQGVFTGDPRGTPTIDATGAATLTVSHNYIDFERINIRRGTRCVVWSGVDGMLRSCVIRSATDDGVLVTGGSLSLVSCTVRDAGVVATGNASVTLSSCTLRDIPGGAVLSQTTGAVRVEQCTLQNNPGWGITAESGSVTVVNTLFRPGGGGMLVGRIGVAGPTVTAWNNTLVSQASAGVRVQSGSATVRNSIFYTSTRGLDLDGGALTHSHNLFFGNTTDHEGTSAQTTDVFADPRFINPSSNWNIQSTSPAIDVGMNGATITTVDRRGQPRPRGPAFDIGAYEVTGPSATIPYFTDFEAASTPGPEWTSTTTASSATLTRFAGAHGNTSLSLRLSTVAGRDYTLIFDACMLDSWDGVSTTVGPDVFFVNVDGEEVWRATYAFPTHYGRSANAYSWPDVPEVWGQNLVAYQWEDAIFRRVVIEFTAETTSTFISFGASNLQGLNDESWGIDNVRVVQSSQAAPYLPAYIESGRFRGFGFAVSSGQSAGLAFGDIDANLWPGVMLTGGATTRLLSNTNGTFVPLAVPAFSAQGAFADLNADGHLDFAGLVNGQPRAVINNGSGTLDTSSLLTVPGQSGAEGLVAADLNADGLCDVAILGPSGNLALLASRDANGVVTFTPAPAMLPGGAPNAGDGDSVSSADVNADGFPDFFYHYNGGRLFLSDGAGGYVGAALPGGVATGGAHKMGSAWVDYDNDGDLDLFVARRQRGATPYLFRNTGGSFANVASTAGLTTTAGVVGCAFGDFDNDGDQDLFLTAANGQGELYGNGGAPTWTFTRDDLQGVSTRTRAGGCAFVDIDLDGNLDLAVSGELATNTTLLFSNQLASTRYLLVRVLGRGPGGINHAGAGTRVELWNEDNTAFIARRDIGVASGHAGQLPLVAHFGGVNPAATYTLRVYAPRRVYTTQVTPALAETSTGAQTIAQFYTFDESAFAPALRVTRWREHSPEE; encoded by the coding sequence GTGAGACTGATCCTGTGGCTCGCGTGCCTCATGTCGGCGTGCGTGCCCGCCTGGGCGGGGACGCTGTACGTCCGGACCGTCGGGAACGACGCGAACACCGGGCAGTCGCCCGCCACCGCGGTCCGGACGCTCAACCGGGCGCTGGCGCTCGCGCAGCCGGGCGACACCATCTACGTGGGTCGGGGGACGTACACCGGCGCGGTCGCGAGCGTGCGGTCCGGAACTCCCACCGCGCGGATCCGCGTCGTGGGCGATTATCAGGGCGTCTTCACGGGCGACCCGCGCGGGACGCCCACCATCGACGCGACCGGCGCGGCGACGCTCACCGTCTCGCACAACTACATCGACTTCGAACGCATCAACATCCGCCGGGGCACGCGCTGCGTCGTGTGGTCCGGCGTCGACGGCATGCTCCGATCCTGCGTCATCCGCTCCGCAACGGATGACGGCGTGCTCGTCACGGGCGGCTCGCTCTCGCTCGTCTCGTGCACCGTCCGCGACGCGGGCGTCGTGGCGACGGGCAACGCCTCCGTGACGCTGAGTTCGTGCACGCTGCGCGACATCCCCGGCGGGGCGGTGCTCTCGCAGACCACCGGGGCCGTCCGCGTGGAGCAGTGCACGCTGCAGAACAACCCGGGCTGGGGGATCACCGCCGAATCGGGAAGCGTCACCGTGGTCAACACGCTCTTCCGCCCGGGCGGGGGGGGGATGCTCGTGGGGCGCATCGGGGTTGCGGGCCCGACGGTGACGGCGTGGAACAACACGCTGGTGTCGCAGGCGAGCGCGGGCGTGCGGGTGCAGAGCGGCTCGGCGACGGTGCGCAACTCGATCTTCTACACCTCGACGCGCGGGCTGGACCTCGACGGGGGCGCACTCACGCACTCGCACAACCTGTTCTTCGGCAACACGACCGACCACGAGGGCACATCCGCGCAGACGACCGATGTCTTCGCCGATCCCCGGTTCATCAACCCCTCGTCGAACTGGAACATCCAGAGCACGTCGCCCGCCATCGACGTGGGCATGAACGGCGCGACGATCACGACCGTGGACCGGCGCGGGCAGCCGCGCCCGCGCGGGCCGGCGTTCGACATCGGCGCGTACGAGGTGACCGGCCCTTCGGCGACGATCCCGTACTTCACCGACTTCGAGGCCGCGTCTACGCCGGGGCCCGAATGGACGAGCACCACGACCGCCTCGAGCGCGACACTCACCCGCTTCGCGGGAGCCCACGGGAACACCTCGCTGAGCCTGCGCCTCTCGACCGTGGCCGGACGCGACTACACGCTTATCTTCGACGCCTGCATGCTCGACAGCTGGGACGGCGTGAGCACGACCGTCGGCCCCGACGTGTTCTTCGTGAATGTCGACGGCGAGGAGGTATGGCGCGCCACGTACGCCTTCCCCACGCACTACGGGCGCTCCGCGAACGCCTATTCCTGGCCAGACGTGCCCGAGGTCTGGGGCCAGAACCTGGTCGCGTACCAGTGGGAAGACGCGATCTTCCGGCGCGTTGTCATCGAGTTCACCGCGGAAACAACCTCCACCTTCATCTCGTTCGGCGCCTCGAACCTCCAGGGCCTCAACGACGAATCCTGGGGCATCGACAACGTACGGGTGGTGCAGTCCTCGCAGGCAGCGCCGTACCTGCCCGCGTACATCGAGAGCGGGCGATTCCGCGGGTTCGGCTTCGCCGTGTCATCCGGGCAGTCCGCGGGGCTGGCGTTCGGCGACATCGACGCCAACCTGTGGCCCGGGGTCATGCTCACCGGGGGCGCCACGACGCGCCTGCTCTCGAACACGAACGGCACGTTCGTGCCCCTTGCGGTGCCCGCATTCTCGGCCCAGGGCGCGTTCGCCGATCTGAACGCGGACGGGCACCTCGATTTCGCCGGGCTCGTGAACGGGCAGCCCCGCGCGGTAATCAACAACGGTTCGGGGACGCTCGACACGTCGTCGCTGCTCACGGTGCCGGGCCAGAGCGGGGCCGAGGGGCTCGTGGCCGCGGATCTCAACGCCGACGGGCTCTGCGATGTCGCCATCCTCGGACCCAGCGGGAATCTCGCGCTGCTCGCCTCGCGCGACGCGAACGGCGTCGTCACGTTCACGCCCGCGCCCGCGATGCTCCCCGGAGGAGCGCCCAACGCCGGCGACGGCGACTCGGTCTCCTCCGCCGATGTCAACGCCGACGGCTTCCCCGATTTCTTCTATCACTACAACGGCGGACGGCTGTTCCTGTCGGACGGCGCGGGTGGATACGTCGGCGCGGCCTTGCCCGGGGGCGTCGCCACCGGCGGGGCGCACAAGATGGGGTCCGCCTGGGTCGACTACGACAACGATGGCGACCTCGACCTGTTCGTGGCCCGACGGCAGCGCGGCGCCACGCCATACCTCTTCCGCAACACGGGCGGGTCCTTCGCGAACGTCGCGTCGACGGCGGGCCTCACGACCACGGCCGGCGTCGTCGGCTGCGCGTTCGGCGACTTCGACAACGACGGAGACCAGGACCTGTTCCTGACCGCGGCCAACGGGCAGGGCGAGCTGTACGGCAACGGCGGCGCGCCGACGTGGACCTTCACCCGCGACGATCTGCAGGGCGTCTCGACCCGCACGCGCGCGGGCGGGTGCGCCTTCGTTGACATCGATCTCGATGGCAACCTCGATCTCGCGGTGTCGGGCGAACTTGCCACCAACACCACGCTCCTCTTCTCGAACCAGCTCGCCAGCACGCGGTACCTGCTCGTGCGCGTCCTGGGACGCGGGCCCGGCGGCATCAACCACGCGGGCGCGGGCACCCGCGTGGAACTCTGGAACGAGGACAACACCGCGTTCATCGCGCGGCGCGACATCGGCGTCGCGTCCGGGCATGCCGGCCAGCTCCCGCTCGTCGCCCACTTCGGCGGCGTCAACCCGGCGGCGACCTACACCCTCCGCGTGTACGCCCCGCGACGCGTGTACACCACGCAGGTGACCCCCGCCCTGGCCGAGACTTCGACGGGCGCACAGACCATCGCGCAGTTCTACACGTTCGACGAATCGGCGTTCGCGCCGGCCCTCAGGGTCACGCGATGGCGGGAGCACTCGCCCGAGGAGTAG
- a CDS encoding polyphenol oxidase family protein translates to MSGSVRPGVLRSERLAARAVPHAFTTRVGGVSAGVFASLNFGNPMDLAGEDRDPTSNIAENFRRVLVEVGAAGREVVQTYQVHGARAQVFRAGDPSRDAGTQGALDFKADALVTDDPARVLAVRVADCAPVLLASEDGRVVAAVHAGWRGVVAGVASEAVRAMHALGATSIIGAIGPCIGPDEFEVGPEVLAEFRRVFGPDAPVRERAGGKGDVDLKAALRTQLARAGVSELDVLPGCTAGEPARFFSHRRDKGVTGRMVGLVGPR, encoded by the coding sequence ATGTCGGGTAGCGTGCGCCCGGGCGTGCTGCGATCCGAGCGCCTCGCGGCGCGCGCCGTGCCGCACGCGTTCACGACGCGCGTCGGGGGCGTCTCGGCGGGCGTCTTCGCGTCGCTGAACTTCGGCAATCCGATGGACCTGGCCGGCGAGGACCGCGACCCGACGTCGAACATCGCCGAGAACTTCCGGCGGGTGCTGGTCGAGGTCGGGGCGGCGGGGCGCGAGGTGGTGCAGACGTACCAGGTGCACGGCGCGCGGGCGCAGGTCTTCCGCGCGGGCGATCCGTCGCGCGACGCGGGGACGCAGGGCGCGCTGGACTTCAAGGCCGACGCGCTCGTGACCGACGACCCCGCGCGCGTCCTCGCGGTGCGCGTGGCGGATTGTGCGCCGGTGCTGCTCGCGAGCGAGGACGGGCGCGTGGTCGCGGCGGTGCACGCGGGGTGGCGGGGCGTGGTCGCGGGTGTCGCGTCCGAGGCGGTGCGGGCGATGCACGCGCTCGGCGCGACGAGCATCATCGGCGCGATCGGCCCGTGCATCGGCCCGGACGAGTTCGAGGTCGGCCCCGAGGTGCTCGCGGAGTTCCGGCGCGTCTTCGGCCCCGACGCGCCGGTGCGCGAGCGCGCGGGCGGCAAGGGCGACGTGGACCTGAAGGCCGCGTTGCGCACGCAGCTCGCGCGCGCGGGCGTATCCGAACTCGACGTGCTCCCCGGGTGCACGGCGGGCGAACCCGCGCGGTTCTTCTCGCACCGGCGCGACAAGGGCGTGACGGGGCGGATGGTGGGGCTCGTGGGGCCGCGGTGA
- the tdh gene encoding L-threonine 3-dehydrogenase: MKTQPLVAPVPAPIEVHVSRPDTTMRALIKHHAGQGLKFIPDHPRPEPGPRDVLIRVRKVGICGTDRHIWEWDAWASGRIPVGIVTGHEFVGTIERVGSAATKYRPGLRVSAEGHVTAWKDYNSRTGNAHIASDTKIIGIDRDGCFAEFVVVPEDNVWPVHESIPDRVAAVLDPLGNAVHTVMAANVSAKSVLVTGTGIIGLMAVTVAKAAGAGRIFATDIDPRRRALAKKLGAVEAFDPRDDAWISEVRRSCRGEGADVLLEMSGAEAALSQGLEGLRNGGTAALLGLFKGPIRFDMNRLVIFKGCTVLGINGRKMFETWYQMEELLLSGKLELDEIITHEFPLEQFEKAHETMISGEGIKVVMHVG, from the coding sequence ATGAAGACCCAGCCGTTGGTCGCGCCCGTGCCAGCACCGATCGAGGTCCACGTTTCGCGGCCAGACACCACCATGCGCGCGCTCATCAAGCACCACGCCGGCCAGGGCCTCAAGTTCATCCCCGATCACCCCCGCCCCGAGCCCGGCCCGCGCGATGTGCTCATCCGCGTGCGCAAGGTCGGGATCTGCGGCACGGACCGGCACATCTGGGAGTGGGACGCGTGGGCGTCGGGTCGCATCCCGGTGGGCATCGTCACCGGGCACGAGTTCGTGGGCACCATCGAGCGCGTCGGCAGCGCCGCGACGAAGTACCGCCCCGGGCTGCGCGTGAGCGCCGAGGGGCACGTCACCGCGTGGAAGGACTACAACAGCCGCACCGGCAACGCGCACATCGCCAGCGATACCAAGATCATCGGCATCGACCGCGACGGGTGCTTCGCGGAGTTCGTGGTCGTGCCCGAGGACAACGTGTGGCCCGTGCACGAGTCGATCCCCGATCGCGTGGCGGCGGTGCTCGATCCCCTGGGCAACGCGGTGCACACCGTGATGGCGGCGAACGTGTCGGCCAAGAGCGTGCTCGTGACGGGCACGGGCATCATCGGGCTCATGGCGGTGACGGTGGCCAAGGCCGCCGGCGCCGGGCGGATCTTCGCGACCGACATCGACCCGCGCCGGCGTGCGCTGGCGAAGAAGCTGGGCGCGGTCGAGGCCTTCGACCCGCGCGACGACGCGTGGATTAGCGAGGTCCGCAGGTCCTGCCGGGGCGAGGGGGCCGACGTGCTGCTGGAGATGAGCGGCGCCGAGGCCGCCCTGTCGCAGGGGCTCGAGGGGCTGCGCAACGGCGGCACCGCCGCGCTGCTGGGGCTCTTCAAGGGCCCGATCCGGTTCGACATGAACCGCCTGGTGATCTTCAAGGGCTGCACCGTGCTGGGGATCAACGGGCGCAAGATGTTCGAGACCTGGTACCAGATGGAAGAACTGCTGCTCAGCGGCAAGCTGGAGCTGGACGAGATCATCACGCACGAGTTCCCGCTGGAACAGTTCGAGAAAGCGCACGAGACGATGATCTCGGGCGAGGGGATCAAGGTCGTCATGCATGTCGGGTAG
- the nuoF gene encoding NADH-quinone oxidoreductase subunit NuoF — MPFHPSGLTTSTPSGKVNPRLDALAHGGGPILTKRIPSWPYADPKDRHIVGYDEFVRTGGYVGLRKALTLKPDAVTEEVKKSVLRGRGGAGFPTGLKWTFLPKLGTDDQGREADPGVRYLAINADESEPGTFKDRLLMDFDPHLMLEGIAICCYACRISRAYIFIRGEYHHQAHVLEEAIKEAYAHGVFGGNGLMGGADTARGGPWKVECHVHRGAGAYICGEETGLLEALEGKRGWPRIKPPFPAVKGLFGKPTIINNVETLAHLPSIIEFGGEWFTKHGTPSSLGANTPGSFGTKLMGVSGHVNRPGVFELELGTPLRVIVEELCGGIRAGKKFKGAIAGGVSMGILGPDQYDAEMDFDIGRKYNVLGLGTACPTVFDEDTDMVGVARNIARFFKHESCGQCTPCREGSGWLYQLMCRIEEGNAKTKDLDLALEIATSMGSMPGTTICGLADGNNWAVRTIMNKYWSEFEKKVKPTFVAVKVSIGADAKRAVAGGAKA, encoded by the coding sequence ATGCCCTTCCACCCCAGCGGCCTCACCACGTCCACCCCCTCCGGCAAGGTCAACCCCCGCCTCGACGCGCTCGCCCACGGCGGCGGGCCCATCCTCACCAAGCGCATCCCGTCGTGGCCCTACGCCGACCCCAAGGACCGGCACATCGTCGGCTACGACGAGTTCGTCCGCACCGGCGGCTACGTCGGGCTCCGCAAGGCCCTCACGCTGAAGCCCGACGCCGTCACCGAGGAGGTCAAGAAGAGCGTGCTGCGCGGGCGGGGCGGGGCCGGGTTCCCCACCGGCCTCAAGTGGACGTTCCTGCCCAAGCTCGGCACCGACGACCAGGGGCGCGAGGCCGACCCGGGCGTGCGGTACCTGGCCATCAACGCCGACGAGAGCGAGCCGGGCACGTTCAAAGACCGCCTGCTGATGGACTTTGACCCCCACCTCATGCTCGAGGGCATCGCGATCTGCTGCTACGCCTGCCGCATCAGCCGCGCGTACATCTTCATCCGGGGCGAGTACCACCACCAGGCCCACGTGCTCGAAGAGGCCATCAAGGAGGCGTACGCGCACGGCGTCTTCGGCGGCAACGGCCTCATGGGCGGCGCCGACACCGCGCGCGGCGGGCCCTGGAAGGTCGAGTGCCACGTCCACCGCGGCGCGGGCGCGTACATCTGCGGCGAGGAGACCGGCCTGCTCGAAGCCCTCGAGGGCAAGCGCGGCTGGCCCCGCATCAAGCCCCCCTTCCCCGCCGTCAAGGGCCTCTTCGGCAAGCCCACCATCATCAACAACGTCGAGACCCTCGCCCACCTCCCCAGCATCATCGAGTTCGGGGGCGAGTGGTTCACGAAGCACGGCACGCCCAGCTCGCTGGGCGCGAACACCCCCGGCTCGTTCGGCACCAAGCTCATGGGCGTCTCGGGGCACGTCAACCGCCCGGGCGTCTTCGAGCTCGAGCTCGGCACGCCGCTGCGCGTCATCGTCGAGGAGCTCTGCGGCGGGATCCGCGCCGGCAAGAAGTTCAAGGGCGCGATCGCGGGCGGGGTCTCGATGGGCATCCTCGGCCCCGACCAGTACGACGCCGAGATGGACTTCGACATCGGTCGCAAGTACAACGTGCTGGGCCTGGGCACCGCCTGCCCGACGGTGTTCGACGAGGACACCGACATGGTGGGCGTGGCGCGGAACATCGCCCGGTTCTTCAAGCACGAGTCCTGCGGGCAGTGCACCCCGTGCCGCGAGGGCAGCGGGTGGCTTTACCAGCTCATGTGCCGCATCGAGGAAGGCAACGCCAAGACCAAGGACCTCGACCTCGCGCTGGAGATCGCCACGAGTATGGGGAGCATGCCCGGGACGACGATCTGCGGCCTGGCGGACGGCAACAACTGGGCCGTCCGCACGATCATGAACAAGTACTGGAGCGAGTTCGAGAAGAAGGTGAAGCCCACGTTCGTCGCCGTCAAGGTGAGCATCGGCGCCGACGCCAAGCGTGCCGTCGCGGGCGGCGCGAAGGCGTAG
- a CDS encoding PEP-CTERM sorting domain-containing protein produces MKTTRLIPAALLASLALAGAAGASTIDVRFTGTQRGSNVRITSPDLTGAVFAGQLKHRLSDGPAALNGDWITFCTDLAQHVTSNTRSYEVVDVAMLPGSSPMGADAALAINDLYAFSNGAQLSTSTSNDLATAFQLAVWEIVVDFDPEAPGFNLSVFDGDFRATKSDGSNLSSGVLTHLSSLFGAIGGSHAPASLLGLRSGQHQDQLIPVPAPGATVLAGLGLVCVSARRRTR; encoded by the coding sequence ATGAAGACGACCCGCCTGATTCCCGCCGCCCTTCTTGCCTCGCTCGCCCTCGCGGGCGCGGCGGGCGCCTCGACGATCGACGTCCGCTTCACGGGCACGCAGCGGGGCAGCAACGTCCGCATCACCAGCCCCGACCTCACGGGCGCCGTGTTCGCCGGCCAGCTCAAGCACCGGCTCTCCGACGGCCCGGCCGCCCTCAACGGCGACTGGATCACCTTCTGCACCGATCTCGCCCAGCACGTCACGTCCAACACCCGCTCGTACGAAGTGGTAGACGTCGCGATGCTCCCCGGCTCGTCTCCGATGGGCGCCGACGCGGCCCTCGCCATCAACGACCTCTACGCCTTCTCCAACGGCGCGCAGCTCTCGACCTCGACCAGCAACGACCTCGCCACCGCCTTCCAGCTCGCCGTGTGGGAGATCGTGGTGGACTTTGATCCCGAAGCCCCCGGCTTCAACCTCAGCGTCTTCGACGGCGACTTCCGCGCGACCAAGTCCGACGGCTCAAACCTCTCGTCGGGCGTGCTCACGCACCTCTCCTCGCTCTTCGGCGCCATCGGCGGTTCGCACGCCCCCGCGTCGCTGCTCGGGCTTCGCAGCGGCCAGCACCAGGACCAGTTGATCCCCGTGCCCGCGCCCGGAGCCACCGTGCTCGCCGGGCTTGGCCTCGTGTGCGTCTCGGCCCGACGCCGCACCCGCTGA